The proteins below are encoded in one region of Acanthochromis polyacanthus isolate Apoly-LR-REF ecotype Palm Island chromosome 4, KAUST_Apoly_ChrSc, whole genome shotgun sequence:
- the LOC110950750 gene encoding lisH domain-containing protein ARMC9 isoform X1, translated as MNSREAAKMGDILATEADLLGMIKEYLNFEEFEETVHSFDKECQSKGRLVSKPRGSALRDSKTRATQKDLLSSFDDGDHKVFFELWTENIPSEVKDADAEALRLEFYLHIHFTIYPLRRHPGRHDRAEFEERISYFKQYLETRGAALSQTTEFLSYYALPFVPNPTAHPSFKNLFQDSWIPELRDKLEQFLSVTLKPSNTPRLMTLYKEGGRSTKEAMQQLQLQLVESDRRITSYVRKFSKMQADYQNLIGITAELVDSLEATVSGKMISPEYLQSVYVRLFSSQMRQSVVQSTDFTRPGTGYYSMSPYDDGYASSMLRLSIAPQRPKDVPMLPSLDYEKLKKDLVEGADRLKSLLLQALRWRLTRSLPGEQRTTVLQAYISNDLLERYSTKQKIVLHLLRSTNEIVRQYMARLINAFASLADGRVYLSQIPILLKLLTEVLRKEDRESLTRENVLVALQKLSLRRSQQTAMIADDLIGWLVDELQDSDCLSDNTLEYSAALLMNLCLRAKGKRKCAENGKHVLKVLTDLLGHENHEIRPYVNGALYSILCIPSVRQEAKEMGVEDILRSYSEEENPDLNRQFEFIIKQLNSAEEEGPDSDDEEEEDDNDEDLMETDLDKEEVLQPQHRELSGESLLTTEYLGIMTNMAKAKRKSTPLPQPSVDEPLQRPVTPSSHRNASAGDYRANTEGGESSRDREYPLSRQKSEEGSLPPSRYNSRPPTRSGSRPSTADSLRHSIDSECGRLSQESELDRPYEGRARKGRSQEELNGHSASVDYIPEFASQPKIPRTPDTAASQSSAHRSRGSALAPQFSQSEPQQSSRPGSANSSGG; from the exons ATGAACTCCAGGGAGGCAGCCAAGATGGGGGACATCTTGGCAACAGAGGCCGATCTTCTTGGGATGATTAAAGAG TACCTCAACTTTGAGGAATTTGAAGAGACGGTTCACAGTTTTGACAAGGAGTGCCAAAGCAAAGGGAGGCTTGTCTCAAAGCCTCGAGGAAGTGCTCTCAGAGACTCAAAGACTCGTGCTACTCAG aaagaccTCCTTAGCTCTTTTGATGATGGAGATCATAAGGTGTTCTTTGAATTGTGGACAGAGAATATTCCGTCAGAGGTAAAAGACGCAGATGCTGAGGCCCTGCGCCTGGAGTTCTACCTTCACATTCACTTTACCATCTACCCACTGAGGAGACACCCTGGTAGACAC GACCGAGCTGAATTTGAGGAGAGGATTTCCTACTTCAAACAGTACCTGGAAACTCGGGGAGCAGCACTGAGCCAGACCACAGAGTTTTTGTCTTACTATGCTTTGCCGTTTGTTCCCAACCCCACCGCCCACCCCTCCTTCAAAAATCTTTTTCAG GATTCCTGGATACCAGAGTTGAGAGATAAGCTGGAGCAGTTCCTCTCTGTGACACTGAAGCCATCCAACACTCCGAGGCTGATGACCTTATAT AAGGAGGGTGGGAGGAGCACTAAAG AGGCTATGCAGCAGTTACAGCTCCAGCTGGTTGAATCAGACCGCCGCATAACAAGCTATGTGCGGAAGTTCAGCAAGATGCAGGCCGACTACCAGAACCTGATTGGAATCACTGCTGAGCTGGTCGACTCATTGGAGGCCACTGTCAGCGGAAAAATG ATCTCCCCTGAGTACCTGCAGAGTGTATATGTTCGCCTGTTCAGCAGCCAGATGAGGCAGAGTGTGGTGCAGAGCACCGACTTCACCAGGCCTGGCACT GGATATTACTCTATGAGTCCCTATGATGATGGCTAT GCCTCTTCCATGCTGCGATTGTCCATCGCACCACA GAGACCTAAGGACGTACCAATGTTGCCCTCATTAGACTACGAGAAGCTAAAGAAAGACCTGGTTGAAGGCGCAGACAGACTCAAGTCACTGCTGCTTCAGGCATTGCGCTGG AGACTCACACGCTCACTCCCTGGTGAACAGAGAACTACTGTGCTTCAGGCCTACATCAGTAATGATCTACTGGAGCGCTACAGTACTAAACAG AAAATTGTGCTTCATTTGCTGAGATCAACAAACGAGATCGTTCGCCAGTACATGGCTCGTCTCATCAATGCATTTGCTTCCCTTGCAGATG GTCGCGTTTACCTCTCCCAGATTCCCATTCTTTTGAAACTCCTGACAGAGGTGCTCAGGAAGGAGGATAGAGAGTCCCTGACTAGAGAAAATGTGCTAGTGGCTCTGCAGAAACTCAGCCTCAG GAGGAGCCAGCAGACAGCCATGATCGCAGATGATCTGATTGGATGGTTGGTGGATGAACTGCAGGACTCAGACTGCCTCAGTGACAACACCCTGGAGTACTCTGCAGCTCTGCTTATGAACCTTTGTCTGCGAGCGAAAG GAAAAAGGAAGTGTGCAGAGAACGGCAAGCATGTGCTAAAGGTTCTGACCGACCTCCTTGGACATGAAAACCACGAG ATTCGACCGTATGTGAATGGAGCCCTGTACAGTATCCTGTGTATTCCCTCTGTGCGACAGGAAGCCAAAGAGATG GGTGTAGAGGACATTCTTCGCAGCTACAGCGAAGAGGAGAACCCAGACCTCAACAGACAGTTTGAGTTCATCATTAAACAGTTAAACTCAG CTGAGGAGGAGGGACCAGATtcagatgatgaagaggaagaggatgacAATGAT GAGGATTTAATGGAGACGGACCTTGATAAAGAGGAAGTTCTCCAACCACAGCACAGGGAGCTGTCTGGAGAAAGTCTGCTCACCACTGAGTACCTGGGA atTATGACCAACATGGCAAAAGCAAAGAGGAAGTCAACCCCTCTGCCACAGCCAAGTGTTGATGAGCCCCTACAGCGGCCAGTCACCCCTAGTTCTCATCGTAATGCCAGCGCAGG GGATTATCGAGCCAACACTGAAGGAGGTGAGagcagcagggacagggaataCCCTCTGAGCAGACAGAAGAGTGAGGAAGGAAGTCTACCTCCTTCCCGGTACAACTCCCGACCTCCGACACGCTCTGGCAGTCGCCCCAGTACTGCAGACTCCCTACGTCACAGCATCG actcGGAGTGTGGGCGACTGTCCCAGGAGTCTGAGTTGGACAGGCCATATGAAGGTAGAGCCAGGAAAGGCCGTTCCCAGGAGGAACTCAATGGACACTCTGCCAG TGTTGATTACATTCCTGAATTTGCCAGCCAGCCCAAGATTCCCCGCACACCTGACACAGCAGCCAGCCAGAGCAGTGCTCACCGGAGTCGAGGCTCGGCGCTGGCGCCCCAGTTTTCACAGTCTGAGCCACAGCAGAGCAGCCggcctggctctgccaactccAGCGGGGGGTAG
- the LOC110950750 gene encoding lisH domain-containing protein ARMC9 isoform X2 — MNSREAAKMGDILATEADLLGMIKEYLNFEEFEETVHSFDKECQSKGRLVSKPRGSALRDSKTRATQKDLLSSFDDGDHKVFFELWTENIPSEVKDADAEALRLEFYLHIHFTIYPLRRHPGRHDRAEFEERISYFKQYLETRGAALSQTTEFLSYYALPFVPNPTAHPSFKNLFQDSWIPELRDKLEQFLSVTLKPSNTPRLMTLYKEGGRSTKEAMQQLQLQLVESDRRITSYVRKFSKMQADYQNLIGITAELVDSLEATVSGKMISPEYLQSVYVRLFSSQMRQSVVQSTDFTRPGTASSMLRLSIAPQRPKDVPMLPSLDYEKLKKDLVEGADRLKSLLLQALRWRLTRSLPGEQRTTVLQAYISNDLLERYSTKQKIVLHLLRSTNEIVRQYMARLINAFASLADGRVYLSQIPILLKLLTEVLRKEDRESLTRENVLVALQKLSLRRSQQTAMIADDLIGWLVDELQDSDCLSDNTLEYSAALLMNLCLRAKGKRKCAENGKHVLKVLTDLLGHENHEIRPYVNGALYSILCIPSVRQEAKEMGVEDILRSYSEEENPDLNRQFEFIIKQLNSAEEEGPDSDDEEEEDDNDEDLMETDLDKEEVLQPQHRELSGESLLTTEYLGIMTNMAKAKRKSTPLPQPSVDEPLQRPVTPSSHRNASAGDYRANTEGGESSRDREYPLSRQKSEEGSLPPSRYNSRPPTRSGSRPSTADSLRHSIDSECGRLSQESELDRPYEGRARKGRSQEELNGHSASVDYIPEFASQPKIPRTPDTAASQSSAHRSRGSALAPQFSQSEPQQSSRPGSANSSGG; from the exons ATGAACTCCAGGGAGGCAGCCAAGATGGGGGACATCTTGGCAACAGAGGCCGATCTTCTTGGGATGATTAAAGAG TACCTCAACTTTGAGGAATTTGAAGAGACGGTTCACAGTTTTGACAAGGAGTGCCAAAGCAAAGGGAGGCTTGTCTCAAAGCCTCGAGGAAGTGCTCTCAGAGACTCAAAGACTCGTGCTACTCAG aaagaccTCCTTAGCTCTTTTGATGATGGAGATCATAAGGTGTTCTTTGAATTGTGGACAGAGAATATTCCGTCAGAGGTAAAAGACGCAGATGCTGAGGCCCTGCGCCTGGAGTTCTACCTTCACATTCACTTTACCATCTACCCACTGAGGAGACACCCTGGTAGACAC GACCGAGCTGAATTTGAGGAGAGGATTTCCTACTTCAAACAGTACCTGGAAACTCGGGGAGCAGCACTGAGCCAGACCACAGAGTTTTTGTCTTACTATGCTTTGCCGTTTGTTCCCAACCCCACCGCCCACCCCTCCTTCAAAAATCTTTTTCAG GATTCCTGGATACCAGAGTTGAGAGATAAGCTGGAGCAGTTCCTCTCTGTGACACTGAAGCCATCCAACACTCCGAGGCTGATGACCTTATAT AAGGAGGGTGGGAGGAGCACTAAAG AGGCTATGCAGCAGTTACAGCTCCAGCTGGTTGAATCAGACCGCCGCATAACAAGCTATGTGCGGAAGTTCAGCAAGATGCAGGCCGACTACCAGAACCTGATTGGAATCACTGCTGAGCTGGTCGACTCATTGGAGGCCACTGTCAGCGGAAAAATG ATCTCCCCTGAGTACCTGCAGAGTGTATATGTTCGCCTGTTCAGCAGCCAGATGAGGCAGAGTGTGGTGCAGAGCACCGACTTCACCAGGCCTGGCACT GCCTCTTCCATGCTGCGATTGTCCATCGCACCACA GAGACCTAAGGACGTACCAATGTTGCCCTCATTAGACTACGAGAAGCTAAAGAAAGACCTGGTTGAAGGCGCAGACAGACTCAAGTCACTGCTGCTTCAGGCATTGCGCTGG AGACTCACACGCTCACTCCCTGGTGAACAGAGAACTACTGTGCTTCAGGCCTACATCAGTAATGATCTACTGGAGCGCTACAGTACTAAACAG AAAATTGTGCTTCATTTGCTGAGATCAACAAACGAGATCGTTCGCCAGTACATGGCTCGTCTCATCAATGCATTTGCTTCCCTTGCAGATG GTCGCGTTTACCTCTCCCAGATTCCCATTCTTTTGAAACTCCTGACAGAGGTGCTCAGGAAGGAGGATAGAGAGTCCCTGACTAGAGAAAATGTGCTAGTGGCTCTGCAGAAACTCAGCCTCAG GAGGAGCCAGCAGACAGCCATGATCGCAGATGATCTGATTGGATGGTTGGTGGATGAACTGCAGGACTCAGACTGCCTCAGTGACAACACCCTGGAGTACTCTGCAGCTCTGCTTATGAACCTTTGTCTGCGAGCGAAAG GAAAAAGGAAGTGTGCAGAGAACGGCAAGCATGTGCTAAAGGTTCTGACCGACCTCCTTGGACATGAAAACCACGAG ATTCGACCGTATGTGAATGGAGCCCTGTACAGTATCCTGTGTATTCCCTCTGTGCGACAGGAAGCCAAAGAGATG GGTGTAGAGGACATTCTTCGCAGCTACAGCGAAGAGGAGAACCCAGACCTCAACAGACAGTTTGAGTTCATCATTAAACAGTTAAACTCAG CTGAGGAGGAGGGACCAGATtcagatgatgaagaggaagaggatgacAATGAT GAGGATTTAATGGAGACGGACCTTGATAAAGAGGAAGTTCTCCAACCACAGCACAGGGAGCTGTCTGGAGAAAGTCTGCTCACCACTGAGTACCTGGGA atTATGACCAACATGGCAAAAGCAAAGAGGAAGTCAACCCCTCTGCCACAGCCAAGTGTTGATGAGCCCCTACAGCGGCCAGTCACCCCTAGTTCTCATCGTAATGCCAGCGCAGG GGATTATCGAGCCAACACTGAAGGAGGTGAGagcagcagggacagggaataCCCTCTGAGCAGACAGAAGAGTGAGGAAGGAAGTCTACCTCCTTCCCGGTACAACTCCCGACCTCCGACACGCTCTGGCAGTCGCCCCAGTACTGCAGACTCCCTACGTCACAGCATCG actcGGAGTGTGGGCGACTGTCCCAGGAGTCTGAGTTGGACAGGCCATATGAAGGTAGAGCCAGGAAAGGCCGTTCCCAGGAGGAACTCAATGGACACTCTGCCAG TGTTGATTACATTCCTGAATTTGCCAGCCAGCCCAAGATTCCCCGCACACCTGACACAGCAGCCAGCCAGAGCAGTGCTCACCGGAGTCGAGGCTCGGCGCTGGCGCCCCAGTTTTCACAGTCTGAGCCACAGCAGAGCAGCCggcctggctctgccaactccAGCGGGGGGTAG